In Oryza sativa Japonica Group chromosome 11, ASM3414082v1, the following are encoded in one genomic region:
- the LOC4350997 gene encoding disease resistance RPP13-like protein 4 isoform X2 has protein sequence MMRELQAIFVKMGENERRIVHLFDPIEELVDDVLNSLAAGGEISTLQPKLAGVGVQIGIIREAISGSYKIKIQEEPSPDRGRDVEDSASAPTMAGIRRCVRDGEQMAHLRRAVHGMDEQLRHCLLCLAAFPEGAVIKKRLLIHWWIGEKFVSSLEDGNELFQQLVDLRFVRTVRRRGHCDTAHACTVHPWIRRMLVAVARSSAFLEIDPDGNGASASNNDFSRTHRACLHDGGLLQGSRFHPQLSTIYNVGQSYVKLSTAWFTYRSQLGTVQLGQWRVADPVDQIAYPRKSHIELIDDHHLKGIGACKNLRYLSLRGISRIMAIPAAIGELAELVVLDLRACHDLQVLAKEITKLQKLQYLDVSECYLLVDMPEGFNKMSQLQVLKGFLVVNSNKRNTCNLGELVSLSNLRKLSISVSKKLKRAEDELKVLANFASLASLKITWGMVSPRDAADESDAAKFNLVLPSNLSKLDLYCFPSRQFGTISSDSLKKLYFTGGKLHSLEIQNGECKVEVLRLRCLKDLQFCWEELRELYPMLEFVEAQHCSGVANWPLDNNKVWTKDAETSNAASAQSEEPTAPDVCPEIVEEG, from the coding sequence ATGATGAGAGAACTCCAAGCTATCTTTGTCAAGATGGGCGAGAATGAGAGGCGCATCGTCCACCTCTTCGACCCCATCGAGGAGCTCGTCGACGACGTACTCAattccctcgccgccggcggcgagatctCCACGCTCCAGCCGAAGCTCGCCGGTGTCGGAGTACAGATTGGCATCATCAGGGAGGCAATCTCAGGATCCTATAAGATAAAGATACAAGAGGAACCATCTCCGGACAGAGGAAGGGATGTGGAGGATTCGGCTTCTGCGCCGACGATGGCAGGGATAAGGAGATGTGTCCGTGACGGCGAGCAGATGGCGCACCTGCGGCGAGCCGTGCACGGTATGGATGAGCAGTTGAGGCATTGCCTCCTCTGCCTTGCAGCCTTCCCCGAGGGCGCCGTCATAAAAAAGCGGCTCCTCATCCACTGGTGGATCGGCGAAAAGTTCGTGTCATCCTTGGAGGACGGCAATGAGTTGTTCCAGCAGCTCGTCGACTTGCGGTTCGTGCGCACAGTCCGCCGCCGGGGGCACTGCGACACCGCCCACGCGTGCACCGTGCACCCGTGGATCCGCAGGATGCTCGTGGCCGTTGCAAGGAGCAGCGCGTTCTTGGAGATTGATCCGGATGGCAATGGCGCCTCCGCCTCAAACAACGATTTCTCTAGGACGCACCGCGCATGCCTGCACGATGGCGGGCTGCTCCAGGGCTCCAGGTTCCACCCGCAGCTCTCCACGATCTACAACGTTGGCCAGAGCTATGTCAAGCTGAGCACCGCGTGGTTCACCTACAGATCGCAACTCGGCACGGTGCAGCTCGGGCAGTGGCGGGTGGCTGACCCAGTCGACCAGATTGCCTATCCAAGGAAGAGCCACATCGAGCTGATCGACGACCACCACCTCAAGGGGATCGGGGCGTGCAAGAACCTGAGGTACCTCAGCTTGAGAGGCATATCGAGAATTATGGCCATCCCGGCTGCCATTGGAGAACTGGCCGAGCTGGTCGTGTTGGATCTCAGGGCGTGCCACGATCTGCAGGTGCTGGCAAAGGAGATCACCAAGCTGCAGAAGCTCCAGTATCTGGATGTCTCCGAGTGCTACCTGCTCGTTGATATGCCCGAGGGATTCAACAAGATGTCTCAGCTCCAAGTCCTCAAAGGGTTTTTGGTAGTAAACTCTAACAAAAGAAACACCTGCAATCTGGGCGAGTTGGTAAGCTTGAGCAACCTTCGCAAACTTAGCATCAGTGTTAGCAAGAAACTGAAGCGTGCAGAAGATGAGCTGAAAGTGCTTGCCAATTTTGCCAGTCTCGCATCACTGAAGATTACATGGGGAATGGTATCTCCACGAGATGCTGCCGACGAATCAGATGCTGCAAAATTTAACCTTGTTCTTCCCTCTAATCTTTCAAAGCTGGATCTCTACTGCTTCCCGTCGAGACAATTTGGGACGATTAGTTCTGACAGTTTAAAGAAACTGTATTTTACTGGTGGGAAGTTGCATAGTCTGGAAATTCAGAATGGGGAGTGCAAAGTAGAGGTGCTGCGCTTGAGATGCCTCAAGGATCTGCAGTTTTGTTGGGAGGAATTGCGTGAACTGTATCCAATGCTGGAGTTTGTCGAAGCTCAGCACTGCTCAGGAGTAGCTAATTGGCCGCTAGACAACAATAAAGTATGGACGAAGGATGCTGAAACCAGTAATGCTGCTTCTGCACAGTCTGAAGAACCAACTGCGCCTGATGTTTGTCCTGAAATTGTGGAAGAGGGATAA
- the LOC107275719 gene encoding uncharacterized protein, with the protein MNLRRLREVWGEWEIRVLVLSSLSLQVFLLFTGGLRKRKAAWWLRMPLWLAYLLADYIAIYAMGNLSQNQKLCDGSLDGEMHLLVFWAPFLILHLGGQDTITAFAVEDNELWLRHFLSLLSQVALAGYVYWKSRPGVRLMIPAIIMFVAGITKYGERTLALRAASMGCLRSSMLTPPDPGPNYAKFVEECQSRTDAGLVAKIVIVQERPPDDDHHVEVKQQEYGDLVYSAHRFFQIFRRLFVDLILSFQDRIDSLSFFRRLEMEQAYKVVEIELVLMYECLHSKALVIHGRLGRGLRFFTLAAPVVSLVLFTRALGDMRGYYKQVDINISFVLLGGAIFLETYAILLIVVSSWTYTDMRRTEALRPVAAAVFWLIGLFQPEKRPRWSNKMSQYNLISYCVKDRSRWYKKPMEWLEWRWNFRVKTMWDSWRYTTSIGVSEQLKSHIFEQLKSKASSISKDPKSYRKVGEHRGQWALQRKGLYQKLGWSVDCEFDESILLWHIATELCFYNKHYRAPAEKDDDGCCISCSSSSKCLRCLCVSSSAPAGNNDDDHGTTARERDPDNLVTVSREISNYMLFLLVMRPFMMTASIGQIRFGDTCAEAKNFFRRDDETRDEKGCANRLTDVDTSIAEPRDVKGDRSKSVLFQACKLAKQLMELEGITEERRWQLMAAVWVEMLCYSAGKCSGNAHARQLSQGGELLTVVWLLMAHFGVGDQYRVESGHARAKLIVDI; encoded by the coding sequence ATGAACCTGAGACGGTTACGGGAGGTGTGGGGTGAGTGGGAGATCCGCGTTCTTGTCCTGTCCAGCCTATCCCTTCaggtcttcctcctcttcaccgGCGGCCTGCGCAAGCGCAAAGCCGCTTGGTGGCTGCGCATGCCACTCTGGCTTGCCTACCTCCTCGCCGACTACATCGCCATCTACGCGATGGGCAACCTGTCCCAGAACCAGAAGCTCTGCGACGGCTCACTCGATGGCGAGATGCACCTCCTCGTCTTCTGGGCCCCTTTCCTCATCCTTCATCTCGGGGGGCAGGACACCATCACCGCCTTCGCCGTGGAGGACAACGAGCTCTGGCTGCGTCACTTCCTGAGCCTGCTGTCGCAGGTCGCTCTCGCCGGATACGTCTACTGGAAATCACGGCCCGGCGTCCGGCTGATGATCCCGGCGATAATCATGTTCGTCGCCGGCATCACCAAGTACGGCGAGCGGACGCTAGCGCTCAGGGCGGCGAGCATGGGCTGCCTGCGCAGCTCCATGCTCACGCCGCCAGATCCGGGGCCAAACTACGCCAAATTCGTGGAGGAGTGCCAGTCGAGGACGGACGCCGGGCTGGTGGCCAAGATCGTCATCGTGCAGGAGCGGCCTCCAGACGACGACCACCATGTCGAAGTCAAGCAGCAGGAATATGGCGACCTGGTGTACAGTGCGCACAGGTTCTTTCAGATCTTCCGCCGCCTCTTCGTCGACCTCATCCTTAGCTTCCAGGACCGGATCGACAGCCTCTCCTTCTTCCGGAGGCTGGAGATGGAACAGGCGTACAAGGTGGTGGAGATCGAGCTGGTGCTCATGTACGAATGCCTCCACTCCAAGGCCCTCGTGATTCATGGTCGCCTAGGCCGCGGCCTACGCTTCTTCACCCTGGCCGCGCCGGTCGTGTCGCTCGTGCTCTTCACCCGCGCGTTGGGTGATATGCGAGGCTACTACAAGCAGGTTGACATCAACATCTCCTTCGTGCTCCTGGGCGGAGCCATCTTCTTGGAGACCTACGCGATTCTCCTGATCGTCGTGTCCTCCTGGACCTACACCGACATGCGCAGGACAGAAGCGCTCCGCCCCGTGGCAGCGGCGGTGTTTTGGCTGATCGGCCTGTTCCAGCCAGAGAAGCGGCCTAGATGGTCGAACAAGATGTCGCAGTACAACCTGATCAGCTATTGTGTCAAGGACAGGTCCCGCTGGTACAAGAAACCCATGGAGTGGCTGGAGTGGAGGTGGAACTTCCGCGTGAAGACGATGTGGGACAGCTGGAGGTACACCACGAGCATCGGCGTTTCGGAGCAGCTGAAGAGCCACATCTTCGAACAGCTAAAGAGCAAGGCAAGCAGCATCAGCAAGGATCCCAAGAGCTACCGGAAGGTCGGCGAGCACCGTGGCCAGTGGGCGCTCCAGCGCAAGGGTCTCTACCAGAAGCTGGGCTGGAGCGTCGACTGCGAGTTTGACGAGAGCATCCTCCTCTGGCACATCGCCACAGAACTCTGCTTCTACAACAAACATTATCGGGCTCCGGCGGAGAAGGATGATGACGGATGCTGTATCAGCTGCTCCTCGTCGTCCAAGTGTCTCCGGTGCCTCTGCGTCTCCAGCTCGGCCCCTGCCGGCAACAACGACGACGATCATGGCACCACGGCACGAGAAAGAGACCCGGATAATCTGGTGACCGTGAGCAGGGAGATATCGAACTACATGCTGTTCCTGCTGGTCATGCGCCCGTTCATGATGACGGCGAGCATCGGTCAAATCCGCTTTGGTGACACCTGCGCGGAGGCCAAGAACTTCTTCCGGCGAGACGACGAGACCAGGGACGAGAAGGGATGTGCTAACAGGCTCACGGACGTGGACACGTCGATCGCAGAGCCACGGGACGTGAAGGGGGACAGGAGCAAGTCGGTGCTCTTCCAGGCGTGCAAGCTCGCGAAGCAGCTCATGGAGCTTGAGGGCATCACTGAGGAGAGGAGATGGCAGCTCATGGCCGCCGTGTGGGTGGAGATGTTGTGCTATTCGGCCGGAAAGTGCAGTGGCAATGCCCACGCGAGGCAGCTCAGCCAGGGAGGCGAGCTGCTCACCGTGGTGTGGCTGCTCATGGCGCACTTCGGCGTGGGAGACCAATACAGGGTGGAGTCTGGCCACGCCAGAGCCAAGCTCATTGTTGATATCTGA
- the LOC4350998 gene encoding putative disease resistance protein RGA4 has protein sequence MSELEVYSLLQKMAAMRDGGDWPAGAELELQELYTVLEKVQRKMAHAEPLVVVDSGNSARAAYSLFLADLRRVTFTVDQALDSYSASARRSPFMHRVRSVALMGMAAYGVFAFLSARSSSLLQEKLLPQPLELRPKIARKLEEAVKDVRMLLRLFSTYVADLLPPPEHQQPEPGLGADPDDTWSLADQKEANLLVKGREQDRCKVRQILEHPGTKVVVIVGMAGAGKTKLTRHLLCEMCSATTHGFNYSLWVTVSQDFNPEWIYRQVMSKLSDQLKAGEDAESFWWSLNSDLNEGLINKKHLLVLDGVWNEDPRKWKELMDLLYGNCTQKTKIIVTTRIPAAAAAISSAVIYHLHPFSVEHTLEMLQTINGELPEKLLGGGSSNATVSTAAAKELSKRKVAEKCSGLPTIIKFLSSSLESICANEVADPLKQFDMMCAGNQGLLHIAEASYNHLPPHLKRCFLYCSLFPYHHIFDTDEMISLMVAEGLTQTTSREAQVDGDISRLQSECFDLVNNPGSNGGIRRGCMMHRVLHILARHKGQELYKAIVGDHSAALKEHSNIRYMSLTVDHTTTELPGSLTAHTDLRTLILLRTQKMVLSGQKSEIKEIPSDYCRYLTYLRVLDLQATKINKLPEKVEMLSNLRYLNLSQTDIDKLPESIGRLQYLVSLNISQTCIATVPDYIGKIHSLRYLNLSQTDIGKLPDSICSLRLLQTLQLSRCEKLTKLPQNIGSVTSLQRLDLEGCYYLSEMPQDISNLKNVKELNVLECPSLDKMPCGLSALTKIEALPRYIATSGDNNPILELRDLVKLKRLGLENIANISNEDAEKIQLQKKHELEHLTLNCNMDAENRKSSSEVKELLDCLEPNPGLKILEIISYAGETFPCWMANTNPQLKKLTQIRIIRLINLKCSSLPPLGQLHQLETLEISGMNAIKNVSSELHGELNADTFRSLKKIVFSHMVNLQCWPVENGAICEHLKELSIIQCPKFHKLSMNLNIEKLTLLMSPHELLGREGLAGVARSLKSLSISLCEELSASSNCEGLTMLSNLEELKISGCDELENLPPGMENLTALKRLSVIGCQKFQNLTDLLECTALSSLVISDCPMLPSVPQGLRGITTCE, from the coding sequence ATGTCGGAGCTGGAGGTGTATAGCTTGCTGCAGAAGATGGCGGCGATgagggacggcggcgactggccggcCGGTGCGGAGTTGGAGTTGCAGGAGTTGTACACCGTCCTCGAGAAGGTGCAGCGCAAGATGGCTCACGCGGAGCCGCTGGTCGTCGTCGACAGCGGCAactccgcccgcgccgcctaCTCCCTCTTCCTCGCAGACCTTCGCCGCGTCACGTTCACCGTCGACCAAGCCCTCGATAGCTACTCCGCCAGCGCCCGCCGCTCCCCGTTCATGCACCGCGTGCGTTCGGTGGCTCTGATGGGGATGGCGGCATATGGTGTTTTCGCGTTTCTCTCGGCCCGTTCGTCTTCCCTGCTGCAGGAAAAGCTTTTGCCGCAGCCGCTAGAGCTGCGCCCCAAGATCGCCAGAAAGTTGGAAGAGGCCGTGAAGGACGTGAGGATGCTTCTCCGCCTCTTCAGTACCTACGTCGCCGatctcctgccgccgccggagcaccaGCAGCCAGAGCCTGGTCTCGGCGCTGACCCCGACGATACGTGGTCTCTTGCCGATCAAAAAGAAGCCAACCTCCTTGTCAAAGGAAGAGAACAGGACAGATGTAAGGTACGGCAGATCCTCGAACATCCTGGAACGAAAGTGGTCGTAATTGTAGGAATGGCCGGGGCCGGGAAGACGAAGCTCACCAGGCATCTGCTGTGCGAAATGTGTAGTGCTACTACGCATGGCTTCAACTACTCTCTTTGGGTTACAGTGTCCCAAGATTTCAATCCAGAATGGATTTATCGGCAGGTGATGTCTAAGCTGAGCGATCAATTGAAGGCAGGCGAAGATGCTGAAAGCTTCTGGTGGTCTCTAAATTCAGATCTAAATGAAGGCTTGATCAATAAGAAGCATTTGCTTGTGCTCGATGGCGTCTGGAACGAAGACCCTCGTAAGTGGAAGGAACTGATGGATCTCCTCTACGGCAATTGCACGCAAAAGACCAAAATCATCGTCACTACCAGGATTcctgcggcggctgctgctatAAGCTCTGCAGTAATCTACCACCTGCACCCGTTCTCGGTGGAGCATACCTTGGAGATGCTCCAAACGATCAATGGGGAGCTGCCTGAGAAGTTGCTCGGCGGTGGCAGTAGCAACGCTACCGTGTCTACTGCTGCGGCTAAAGAATTGAGTAAGAGGAAGGTCGCAGAGAAATGCAGCGGTTTGCCCACCATCATAAAGTTCTTGAGCTCTTCTCTTGAATCTATCTGTGCAAACGAGGTTGCTGATCCACTAAAACAGTTTGATATGATGTGTGCTGGCAACCAAGGACTGCTGCACATCGCTGAGGCCAGCTATAACCATCTTCCACCACATCTGAAGCGGTGCTTCCTCTACTGCTCCTTGTTCCCATATCATCACATCTTTGATACTGACGAGATGATTAGCCTGATGGTTGCTGAAGGTTTAACACAGACTACAAGCAGGGAAGCCCAAGTGGATGGTGATATCAGCAGGCTTCAGAGTGAATGCTTTGATCTTGTCAATAATCCTGGGTCTAATGGGGGAATCAGAAGAGGATGCATGATGCATCGAGTATTGCACATCCTTGCACGGCACAAAGGGCAAGAACTATATAAAGCTATTGTGGGTGATCATTCTGCTGCTTTGAAAGAACATTCCAATATCAGATATATGTCTCTCACAGTTGATCATACAACTACGGAGCTCCCAGGGTCGCTGACTGCGCACACAGATTTGAGGACGCTGATCCTACTCAGAACGCAGAAGATGGTCTTGTCTGGTCAGAAGTCTGAAATCAAAGAGATCCCTTCTGATTACTGCCGCTATCTCACATACTTGCGTGTATTGGACCTGCAGGCAACCAAGATCAATAAGTTGCCTGAGAAAGTCGAAATGCTCTCAAATCTGAGGTATCTGAACCTTTCCCAAACCGATATTGACAAACTGCCTGAATCAATTGGCAGACTTCAGTACCTGGTATCCCTCAACATTTCTCAAACATGCATTGCGACAGTTCCAGATTATATTGGCAAAATTCACTCTTTGAGGTACCTCAATCTTTCTCAAACTGATATTGGAAAACTGCCTGATTCAATTTGTTCGCTCCGACTGTTGCAAACCTTGCAGCTATCACGCTGTGAAAAGCTTACCAAACTACCACAAAATATAGGATCCGTGACAAGTTTACAAAGGTTAGACCTAGAAGGTTGCTACTATCTATCCGAGATGCCTCAGGATATAAGCAACTTGAAAAATGTGAAGGAGCTAAATGTACTGGAATGTCCCTCACTGGATAAAATGCCTTGTGGGCTGAGTGCACTAACCAAGATTGAAGCATTGCCAAGGTACATTGCAACCAGTGGTGACAACAATCCCATATTGGAGCTGCGGGATTTGGTAAAATTGAAAAGACTGGGTTTGGAAAACATTGCAAATATTTCCAATGAGGATGCCGAGAAAATACAACTGCAAAAGAAACATGAGCTCGAGCATTTGACACTTAATTGCAATATGGATGCTGAAAACAGAAAATCAAGTTCTGAAGTGAAGGAGCTACTGGACTGTCTAGAGCCCAACCCAGGGTTGAAAATACTGGAGATCATTTCTTATGCAGGGGAAACGTTCCCGTGCTGGATGGCCAACACAAATCCACAACTTAAGAAGCTCACTCAGATCAGAATCATCAGATTGATTAATCTGAAGTGCAGCAGTCTCCCGCCGCTTGGGCAGCTACATCAACTTGAGACTCTAGAGATCAGTGGAATGAATGCCATAAAAAATGTCAGCAGTGAGCTACACGGTGAACTGAATGCTGATACATTCCGTTCTCTAAAGAAGATCGTCTTTTCTCATATGGTTAACCTACAATGTTGGCCGGTGGAAAATGGTGCTATATGTGAACATCTTAAAGAGTTGTCAATTATCCAATGCCCAAAATTTCACAAGCTGTCGATGAATCTTAATATTGAAAAGCTGACTCTATTGATGAGTCCTCACGAATTGCTTGGCAGAGAAGGATTGGCAGGTGTTGCTAGGAGTCTAAAAAGCCTATCTATTTCACTGTGTGAAGAGCTATCAGCATCATCAAATTGTGAGGGTCTAACGATGCTTTCTAACCTTGAGGAGTTAAAGATTTCTGGATGTGATGAACTGGAGAACTTACCGCCGGGTATGGAAAATCTTACTGCACTCAAAAGATTGTCAGTTATTGGATGCCAGAAGTTCCAAAATTTAACGGACTTACTGGAATGCACTGCTCTGAGCTCCCTGGTCATATCAGATTGTCCAATGCTACCATCCGTCCCACAGGGTTTGAGAGGGATCACAACTTGCGAGTAA
- the LOC4350997 gene encoding disease resistance RPP13-like protein 4 isoform X1 translates to MSTPEAEAEGEGGCILFSKYIDDGILTPLLSSLQVIGDAKSFRGAESSSDLAQLDSIRDMMRELQAIFVKMGENERRIVHLFDPIEELVDDVLNSLAAGGEISTLQPKLAGVGVQIGIIREAISGSYKIKIQEEPSPDRGRDVEDSASAPTMAGIRRCVRDGEQMAHLRRAVHGMDEQLRHCLLCLAAFPEGAVIKKRLLIHWWIGEKFVSSLEDGNELFQQLVDLRFVRTVRRRGHCDTAHACTVHPWIRRMLVAVARSSAFLEIDPDGNGASASNNDFSRTHRACLHDGGLLQGSRFHPQLSTIYNVGQSYVKLSTAWFTYRSQLGTVQLGQWRVADPVDQIAYPRKSHIELIDDHHLKGIGACKNLRYLSLRGISRIMAIPAAIGELAELVVLDLRACHDLQVLAKEITKLQKLQYLDVSECYLLVDMPEGFNKMSQLQVLKGFLVVNSNKRNTCNLGELVSLSNLRKLSISVSKKLKRAEDELKVLANFASLASLKITWGMVSPRDAADESDAAKFNLVLPSNLSKLDLYCFPSRQFGTISSDSLKKLYFTGGKLHSLEIQNGECKVEVLRLRCLKDLQFCWEELRELYPMLEFVEAQHCSGVANWPLDNNKVWTKDAETSNAASAQSEEPTAPDVCPEIVEEG, encoded by the coding sequence ATGTCCACTCCTGAAGCTGAAGCTGAAGGTGAAGGTGGATGCATCCTCTTCTCCAAGTACATCGACGACGGCATCCtcacccctctcctctccagcCTGCAGGTCATCGGCGACGCCAAGAGCTTCCGCGGCGCTGAGAGCAGCTCCGACCTCGCTCAGCTCGACAGCATCCGTGACATGATGAGAGAACTCCAAGCTATCTTTGTCAAGATGGGCGAGAATGAGAGGCGCATCGTCCACCTCTTCGACCCCATCGAGGAGCTCGTCGACGACGTACTCAattccctcgccgccggcggcgagatctCCACGCTCCAGCCGAAGCTCGCCGGTGTCGGAGTACAGATTGGCATCATCAGGGAGGCAATCTCAGGATCCTATAAGATAAAGATACAAGAGGAACCATCTCCGGACAGAGGAAGGGATGTGGAGGATTCGGCTTCTGCGCCGACGATGGCAGGGATAAGGAGATGTGTCCGTGACGGCGAGCAGATGGCGCACCTGCGGCGAGCCGTGCACGGTATGGATGAGCAGTTGAGGCATTGCCTCCTCTGCCTTGCAGCCTTCCCCGAGGGCGCCGTCATAAAAAAGCGGCTCCTCATCCACTGGTGGATCGGCGAAAAGTTCGTGTCATCCTTGGAGGACGGCAATGAGTTGTTCCAGCAGCTCGTCGACTTGCGGTTCGTGCGCACAGTCCGCCGCCGGGGGCACTGCGACACCGCCCACGCGTGCACCGTGCACCCGTGGATCCGCAGGATGCTCGTGGCCGTTGCAAGGAGCAGCGCGTTCTTGGAGATTGATCCGGATGGCAATGGCGCCTCCGCCTCAAACAACGATTTCTCTAGGACGCACCGCGCATGCCTGCACGATGGCGGGCTGCTCCAGGGCTCCAGGTTCCACCCGCAGCTCTCCACGATCTACAACGTTGGCCAGAGCTATGTCAAGCTGAGCACCGCGTGGTTCACCTACAGATCGCAACTCGGCACGGTGCAGCTCGGGCAGTGGCGGGTGGCTGACCCAGTCGACCAGATTGCCTATCCAAGGAAGAGCCACATCGAGCTGATCGACGACCACCACCTCAAGGGGATCGGGGCGTGCAAGAACCTGAGGTACCTCAGCTTGAGAGGCATATCGAGAATTATGGCCATCCCGGCTGCCATTGGAGAACTGGCCGAGCTGGTCGTGTTGGATCTCAGGGCGTGCCACGATCTGCAGGTGCTGGCAAAGGAGATCACCAAGCTGCAGAAGCTCCAGTATCTGGATGTCTCCGAGTGCTACCTGCTCGTTGATATGCCCGAGGGATTCAACAAGATGTCTCAGCTCCAAGTCCTCAAAGGGTTTTTGGTAGTAAACTCTAACAAAAGAAACACCTGCAATCTGGGCGAGTTGGTAAGCTTGAGCAACCTTCGCAAACTTAGCATCAGTGTTAGCAAGAAACTGAAGCGTGCAGAAGATGAGCTGAAAGTGCTTGCCAATTTTGCCAGTCTCGCATCACTGAAGATTACATGGGGAATGGTATCTCCACGAGATGCTGCCGACGAATCAGATGCTGCAAAATTTAACCTTGTTCTTCCCTCTAATCTTTCAAAGCTGGATCTCTACTGCTTCCCGTCGAGACAATTTGGGACGATTAGTTCTGACAGTTTAAAGAAACTGTATTTTACTGGTGGGAAGTTGCATAGTCTGGAAATTCAGAATGGGGAGTGCAAAGTAGAGGTGCTGCGCTTGAGATGCCTCAAGGATCTGCAGTTTTGTTGGGAGGAATTGCGTGAACTGTATCCAATGCTGGAGTTTGTCGAAGCTCAGCACTGCTCAGGAGTAGCTAATTGGCCGCTAGACAACAATAAAGTATGGACGAAGGATGCTGAAACCAGTAATGCTGCTTCTGCACAGTCTGAAGAACCAACTGCGCCTGATGTTTGTCCTGAAATTGTGGAAGAGGGATAA